The window TGATACACACGAACCCTAACTGTATCAATGAATCAAACATCGTATAATCTCTGAAattaaatatacaataaaacaCGAAGAACAACTGtttataataaatcaaacaattaaGCATAAATAAACATAGTTTTATCTTATTCATAAACGACTAGTACAGAAACAAAAGCATTGATCAGTGAATAATGTAAAAGAAGGCTTTACATTAAGCACATAGAGAAAGGAAATAGGAGACAATACATATAGAAAGgggaaaattatataatataatcatacaGTTGCACCCGAGTAATTAGCCATCAAAGACTGACCTTGTTGtggctgctgctgttgctgttgctgaaGCGGTATAGGCGGCTGCGTTTGCGGTTTCTGCCTATTgactctcttcctcttcttctcgtAGCTAACACCGCGAGCTTTGGCCTGGAAGTCTCTAACTTCACGGAGGTATAACCTGACGGCGCGTGAGCCGAATGGGTTAGCTTCCGGAGGGCCACCGTTCTCCTCGTAGGCGGCTCGGAGACGGCCGATAAGGGCGTCGAGGGAGCCCCAGGCTTGCCGGAGAGGGCAAGGACAAGGAGCGGGAGGGTTAGGGAGGCCAAAGAAGGCACAGTTCTGGTGGTGGACCTTTGTTTTCCCGAACTGGTCGAGGTAGCGGAGGAACTCAAGCACGTGTGCGCCGCTGCACGACGGGAGAGAGAGCGGAGGACGGTGGTTCCGGAGGTACTGGCAGAAGGTGTTCCAGTCACGGCGTTTCTGGTTCTCGTACCGGCTTGAGGAAGGAGGTGTTAACTGTGTTGAGGAATTAGGGTTCTTGTTCGGTTGGTTAGAGATCAACTCCATGGCTTTTTTTATTGATCTTGATTTTGGAaaagttgaagaagatggaatcttgatttagggtttgtttcttttatatgGATCCGAACAAAGattagggttctttttttttttgtagatcgAGAGCTAAGATCAATAATTGAGCAAATAGAGAAAAagtgagaaagagaggagaCTTAGCTGGTTGTGATGATGAGATTGATACTATAAATGGTATAGATTCATCTTTTGCAGATCAAATCGAACAAACACTAGTGAGCAGAAATGGTGaggcaaagagagagagaagtgaagTTTTATTTGCTGCTTAttatagaagaagatgagaaaaggGGATATATATGTGGAAGAgatcctttttttcctttttattattttctagcTTTTCTACTTTGGGAGATGATGGAGAGACAATACACAAAATCACACTTGTCAAGACTCAAAAGTGTAGTGTAGCTTCAAGACTCAAGACGAGCATTAGGGAGGTCATTTAAGGAGAGAGAGACTGAGCAGATGAGTACAatagaggagagagagaagaagaggaccAAGTGTTACACAGCGTAGAAAAGGGTAATTTCAtagctgaagagagagagtgtgtgtatGACCAATGGGTCAAGTGGGGAACTTGAAGTTGAACATTGACATGACATGAGGAGGGAAGAGTCTGTGTTCTTTGCCTGCAATTTGCAGCGacattttcattttatcatattattatttattttcgttACTTTATGCGTTGcgtttatttactttcttttcgcattattcttgtttccttacttcactttaatttttttactttgataACGACCTGATTAACAtatcaatatctttttttttcccggaAATCATGGGTTATGAACATAGAATACACTACTTTTAAACACAAACGTTTCTTGTGATAAACGGTGGATTAGTACAATACCTCTTTGTTGACTATAAAACCGCTCATAGGCTTTCGAAGCAACAACATGTGTTCAGTATTTAGCATATATATTGATGCGTTAGTGTCCGTACCCCAGAAATGAAATTCGTTCTCAGAAACGTTTTTATTTCCTACAAGTCGATCGAGAAAAGTTTTATGTATACGGCTTTTGTCTCAATGGTAAAGGCTGCCAATTGAGCAGCATGTATACATCGTGTTAACTTTGGCAATAACTCCGACTGTATTTTTAGAACCAAAGTATTTGAACCAAACTTAACAAGTTTCTGTCGATCGatcattaaaaaagaaaatatacttcataaagaataaattattttcttggtcAAAAACATGTATCACATActtctaatttaatttagtgGTAAAAAAACAgcaccattttaaaaaaaatcatctataaaCATTCTATGATCTTGCATTggatttaataaatatttaacatcatTAAAaacttagttaaaaaaaatcaatgttgaAACCTTTCACTATTGGGTTTTGGCAGTGTGGAATCGACAATCTATAGTTGTTATCCATCGCAAGCGTTacctattttctatataaaaaaaattcaactacAACCAAATGTCACACTACCAAagtattctatttttattttttatatcattcaatagttttagtttttttttttttttttttggcaaactcaATAGTTTTAGTTAATAACctactaatatataattacattatATAATTTCTAAGAAATACATCATAACGTCCATTActtcaaaacataataatattaaaatagtacaattaaataaattattttctacatATAGTAGTTGAACAAATCTattcttttataatttaatatcttatttaatgtatatttaattgtttgttttattaataaaataagtaaataatattaggttgtgaataaaatcatattaaattgGTGTGATACTTAACATCAAACATGTTACATATGTAAGAGTAACTCGAACTACAACACTAAATTTAGTGTGCCTTGAGTATATCCTAGAGTACTAGAACCCGAGTATGCCTATTAATGTATTCTTCAGCATGTCGGGAGATTAGTTGTCAATTCAAAGAGTTCTTCTAAAGCTTGACGAAGAAGATTTAGTATCCCAAATCGTGTTTTCATCTCCAACCACaacactaaattttaaactcaaaaaaaaattatattattatattctctttatttgtattgttttgatAAATAGTTAATATTCTTATGATTAGTTATACCTTAAATTTATCAATTAACTACTACACAAACGTGCTGAAAGTACACATCGAAACTATTGTAGTATTTGAGATCTTTCCCATAGATAATTGTCTACTACACCACAAATTTTAAAGAACATTAATTAAGCTCGGATGAAGCATTAGTAtaagatctgtttttttttgtcgtctaaaAATAAAGAGGGAGGGATGCAACACGAaaacttcccggaaggtcatcCATCTTAATATTACTCTCGTCCAAAGCACGTTggtaaatgtaaaattatatttatcaaaaaaaatttacaatgaatgttttattttagccaaaagttttataatcaaaagaaagaaagacatttAAGTTATGGGATACTCTGCATTTGAAACTAATAACGTAGACCACCTTCATACGTCGTGGTGGTCGTCAAAGTGAAGAGACGGTTGCGAATATTTTTGTCTATAAAACGGATTAAATTTGTGGATAGAATGAGAGTACAGATTATTTTTGTCTATTTCTAAGTTAGATATAGATGAATCGTCAATGAATCGGAGATATTTCGAAAGATCATGGATCGACCAATTAGAATTGAATTTGTTATATCTAACGAATTTTCAGTTCAAAATCGATGGATAATTAAGAAATTAGTTCATGCTTCTTATATAGTAGTATTTTAgttcttatttaaattttaatgtggtagagttttttttttgttttttgaaatttgtgaTAGAGTCTTATTGTAGAGTAAATTTGAATGTAATTTTAGGTCGGTCAGTTTCTGGTCACCAGTCATCCTTTAATTTTTACTGATTTCAGTTAGGATTGACATGCATACGTTTGAGTTGTAATATTCAGCTGAAGTTAACAAAACGTTCGAAACAAATTAGTAATGAATTGGTTGACATGTCTTTAATAGTATATTATCATTTACCATATTTGATACGAGGTTTGTAAGATAATCTTTTTATTGAAAATTGCATCACTCCACATATTTTACAGTGCTATAATGTAAACAAGACAGGTTTTATATCTATAAGATTAGAGACCGACCCAAGATCGATCAAAAGATATTGAATTGTAGataagaaaacaatttaaagAAATAAACACATGGGCGTCTTTTACATGAGAGAGATAGAGCCACGACGGGATGCGCGTGACAAACCACGCGTTTCGAATCCATCTCTGTCAGTGGAAAGCAAAATGAAACAGTGTTTATGATTTGACACCAACGTCCCCATTTATTAATTTCTCTATTCAACTTCCATTATTTCTATttccattcatatatatatatatatatcattttttttaatgtattttggCGAAAGAGATGTTTCCGGGCATCGACCAAgtgctctatatatatatacgtatactTTAACTTTTCACAAAACTTTTCATCTATTTGgttgtttggtttagtttgatgATGCGGATACTTTGGTTTTTGACTTCTCAGTTGTTATGCACAAGTCATGAAAAAAATAGACTTCATCAGTATGATAAAAATTGAGTTCAATTCTTGTTTAAGCTCGGTTTACTATTAAAAGTAACTTAAGATTTAGATATGTGAAGATTTCGTATCTATATCcggattatattaaaaaaaaaaaagtaaaaacagatTTGATCAAGAGTTCTTGTACACAGCCAAAATTtgtactattttttaatatcaatttcttatttttgttattcaattatttcTTATAACTTCTTGGTTTGTCTGAATCCAAACATCACCAACATTTTTTTGGTCCAATAGCATAAGGCCATAAGCTATTATTATTTAGCAAAATGTTATAAGAACTATATATTATCTAAAAATGCAACATGGTTACTAATAACAATATACATATGCATAAGATTTCTTATATAGCTTACatcctaaaattttattattatattctcAAAAACATATGAtgaattttaatgaaatattttacatatataagacataaaatacaatatttaaatGACATATTCAAATCGAATAATGtgtcttttaaaacttttgaggTTATGATTGGCAGTGCCAGCGATAGACATGTGCAAGGTGTGCATTTTCACTGGGATCatgttaaattattataaaaagtagTGTATTTTAAGATCCAAAAAAAGTTTCTATGTAATTAAgacaaattttatgaaaattgaaCATGGACCATAACTTTTTAAGCTATTTATAAGCCGACCCTGATTATTGGTGACTTATTTCTGATATGGTAAAgggtaaactatatatatatgtcatgaGTTGagatagtaaaaaataaaagataaagggtaagaaattgataaaaaaatataagatagtCATTAAGATTATAAGTTAGAACCATCAACATATTTAGTGGGTAAAACTAAagtaatactccctctgtttcataaagagtatcattttgatatttttttgttacaaaagagtatcattttatattttcatttcagttttaaacattaaatctattttttatcCCTATTATTTGAgcttattaatttgaaatagaattttatttaatgtattataaagggtaaaatagaaatatatataattttcttaatttgtgtgcattgTGTCAAAATGACGCTCTTTATGAAACatatgaagtatatatatttaatttttcctttttggtaatttagatattttttttcaaactaaTTGCATGAATTAAGCGATATGAAATAacattaagataaattatagtaatttaatcattaatttggccaatcaaactcttttttagtaatttttataatttaaagcttaataaattttaaacaactAAAAATTCACTTATAAATATATCAACTTCTTGTtactcatatttttctttaccGTTAGAAAACAGATTTTACCACTTTATATCAGTACATTTTCCCTATCCACACACACGCAGGAGCGGATCTACGTGAGAGAggggtggggcacgtgccccatactctttttaaaaatctacccagtaaatatgtttaaatggtaTCTTTAATTCAattgtaaatgaaaaatttatgtTACTTCAAGGCCACCAGTTCGAATCCGTGTACATGTTTATTATTTAGCAATATGCTTGACGTTTTAGATtagactaggttttgaactcacgctacgcgtgggaatatttgatatattttgatcaaaactatatatgattgatgacggtattaaaatattattttataaaaaatttaaattagtattaaagaaaaagttaaatttcatatacacaattttttgaaatataaaaatcagttgtgttataaaatcaaatctgataaaaaaaatcatgaatttaactcgacatccaggcgaggcaaattaaactgatgacctcacatatcctaaaccatttctttgaccaccagaaaaacaaaacaattttatcatcatgaatttaactcgttttcatatttaattgatcgctaccacctatgttttcgtgttttttattcaatgttttcttatttttcgtattttttcttgtcatttctattgtcaaattttgtggtaatcgtcatcattacttttaccgtctggttcttcgctatactctttttcttcttcatcctcgtcaacttcttcacattcctccactaaaaaatatttttttagactaccacacaatttgttaatccatcaaactccaagaacaaaatcatttattttctcataaaaataaaaaataagataaaaaatcaaaaattaaagaaagaatatcaactcatctataaaatcatacacaaaaatatgttttacaactcataagaaataaaaagcacaaacgtagataaataagatcatttatgttttacataaatatttataatattttaaacttttaaaaggtttcgaaatataaattttgaaccttttaaaaagtttcaatatttatatattttaaacttttaaaatttaaaaattataatattttaaaaaaatttaaaagctaagaacttttaaaagtttcaatatttataatatttaaacttttaaaaagtttcaatatttataatattttaaacttttaaaatttaaaaattataatatttaaaaaaaaataaaagctaagaacttttaaaagtttcaatatttataatattaaaacttttaaaatttttaaatattataatatatttttttgaaactttttaaagttttaattgattaaataaaaaactggatcaaaccgaatatacttttaaacttggacgcgtgataaatcaagctttcctgctcattcgttgttggaagcatattaatcttatttatactggttctgaaccattgtctaaaaaatttctagccgatgtgggatatcgtcaatagttcttttatttccataaatttaaaattttcctttttctaaaaaattctggaaatttaaaaaatattaatgaatggcatgtcaaatcctgataggatgtttaaaataattcttaatattgaaaattccagaaatttttaaaaatgttaattagtgagatgTCTAATCtctattggtggtttaaaatctTAGGTGGACAGCTTAAGAAACTTATAGctcatactttttattagtatagattagcCGCTTCGCTTTAGCATgttcctttttattcttttgactATTCAATgcataaaattatatgtatacttttagttctatttttttcttgtatatctTTCTAGTTTAactttaacaaatttaattcaTATTCTAATTGTTTAGTATACATATAACTTAACTAAAAATGTTAGTAAAACTACTAAATTAATAACATCAAACAATATTATCTCTTTTGTAgttcatttgttatttttagagtttaaatttatttgatatggTTAGATAAgtgaatttaaatataatacatatatttatagtttattgtgaatttttaagtttgtaaatGTGTCTTGAAAATCCCTCTTtcaagagaatttgttaaaaatatctttttggataccccttttcaaaaataccctctttttgaacattttcatttttaccctcttttacataatttcaatgtgttaaattaatttaaaattttttttttttaggtttgggttctcattctacatttaagatatagttttgagggattagggtttagtatttggagtttagggtttagaatttagtgattttattcatagaaaaggggtgtttttgaaaatgactaacatgaaagggtatttttaaaaaatgacatagGAAAAGGGATAGTTTTAAAAATCctccttttttaattattaaattatatatatcatataatataagtaattaagtgtaattataaaccaataaaagcaacactttcaaaaatttgggttcattttttatttcaaaatttaaaatatgttaaacgGAAGATATACTTTCATACTgtcaaattagtatatataatttctgtaacatttttataatagaaatttattattattaaatatatgtgtttgtgcCCCATACAAAGTAGTCTTCTGCATCCGCCACTGCACACACATGCGTGTATGGACATGTATTTTTGGCTTTTGAGAACTCCATAGGAACGTAATACGGGGAACAGAGTTCCAGCATTTGGAAACTAAAGCCCTATCATACTACCATGGATCTATAGGGTTAAGCTTTTAAGacctttaatatttttgattacacCAAGACTAATTATTCTTTAATATCATCTAAATGTGTAGGTTTTGTAGTGTTCCCTTTTGTAGCAAAATACAATTGTTCCATATATGGCAAAAGAGTGTAGACTCTTCACATGTCGTTATGATTCCCTTTCTCCCTTCTTGTGTGTCTCTCAGGGTGCattcatttaattattatttatttcttacatggagaataatataactataattaattagctcatagtattttttatgtttgattaaaaacatGTAGTTACATTTTCCCAGCCAAAACAAAAGTTCTGGTACAACACAAACGTACACATGTATGCGTAGCGTACCCCTAATAAatgagaattattattattattattattattattattattattattattttgaatgatACCAAATTATAGATATGATAAGTTTTGAATACCTTATCAagacaagttttttttggaaagaaagaCAGAAAAAGGGAAAAGGTTGATTTTCTAGATTCTCTTTTTTGGGTTCAAAACCTTCTATCTCTACTAGTGTCTTTCACTAGGTTTAGATTAGAACATTAGACCAGAAAACTCTTTCTCTGAAGTTAATTTCAACTGCTTTACTCTCCGTCGAGGTACTTTTAGATCAAATCCACAAAAGCTTTTAGGGTTTGTGCATCGTGTTCATAGTGATAAACTTGTAGGCTGGTTTTCTCTAGTTATCGATTCATTTTTACGGTGGTTTATCCTCTAAAGCGTAAGGTTCAGTGAGTCTTTCTCTTAGTATCACAAAAGCATGTCGTCAGCCATGGATAAAGCTCTTATGGCGATGTctttggaagaggaagaagaggatatcCCTTTCCAGATGCCCGATCTACCCGAATACATGTCGATGGAAAGAAATGCTCTGAGTTTAGTTGGGAGAATGCTTAATCCAGTTTGTCAACCAATGAAGAATCTAATCCGAGATATGCCTCGGAAGTGGCAAAAACAGGGAAGGGTGAGTGGGGTCGCTCTCTCCAATGAGAAATTCCAATTTATCTTTGATTCTGAACATGATCTTCTGGAAGTTCTAGCTAAGGGATCACACACATACAATGATTGGTCGCTTGCCGTTGACAGGTGGTATGCGGATCCTCCGATATTGGTTCAGATTTGGAACTTACCGATCAACAACTATACTGCAAAAGCTATCACAGCTCTCGGTGAGCACATGGGTGAAGTCAAAGAAGTAGCTTTTGATCCAGATAAAGCGCAGATTCAAGCTTTTGTCAGAGTCAAAGTGCTTTTTGATGTGGCAAGACCAATACGAAGATCAAAAGTCATCAATCTACGTAATGGAGAAACCACAACGATAAGGTTCCAATATGAAAAGATCCAGAAAACGTGCTATGAGTGTCAGAGACTCACACATGAAAACACCATCTGTCTGGTGTTGTTAAAGAAACAGGATGCAGTGGTTGAGGCAAAAAGAACAGAAGGTCCCAATCCTAAACCGTGTAAAGTGTCGTTTCTCAAAGAAAGTGATCCTTTGTTCGGAGTTCCGAGAGAGGATCAGGTGGGTATTGATCCAAACACGGGTCGACAAAAGATTGCTCAAGATGTGCTTGAAGGAATGCGCCAATACCTGGTGGTAAACAATAATGAAGACTGGCAAGTTAAAACAGAAAGGATCAAGAAATCAGTCAGTGAAGTGCAGAAAGATCCGACAACAAGCAAGTCAATCCTAAGGTTGGAAGAAGCTCCGATTGTGCATCAGAACGTTAACAAAGATAAAGGTCTGGTATTTGACTACTCCAAGGAAATGTCACCAGTGGTTGTGAGGTCTACAGAGAATCCAGATCCAAAACTGATGGCTTCAGCAATAAAGGCACACCCAAACAGAAATTGGTTGGAGAATGATTATCAGAGTATCTCCTTTGAAGAATCGGGGTCTTTCCTGGCTTTGTCCCAACCTTTCCAAGACAGTGCAACGAGATACAGAACTGGCTTCTATGAGGCTGGTTCTTCTGGCACTAGTTCAAAAAGGGGCAAACAGAGGAATCGACCTCCAAAGAGTCggagaaaaccaaaaccaaaatatataggACCTAATGTTGAGGGACAAGATATGCAAATGGTTTCGGTAAAGGGgaacaaagagaagagaaaagcagaGTATGGGGT is drawn from Camelina sativa cultivar DH55 chromosome 8, Cs, whole genome shotgun sequence and contains these coding sequences:
- the LOC104707108 gene encoding protein LIGHT-DEPENDENT SHORT HYPOCOTYLS 1, giving the protein MELISNQPNKNPNSSTQLTPPSSSRYENQKRRDWNTFCQYLRNHRPPLSLPSCSGAHVLEFLRYLDQFGKTKVHHQNCAFFGLPNPPAPCPCPLRQAWGSLDALIGRLRAAYEENGGPPEANPFGSRAVRLYLREVRDFQAKARGVSYEKKRKRVNRQKPQTQPPIPLQQQQQQQPQQGQSLMANYSGATV